One genomic region from Candidatus Bathyarchaeia archaeon encodes:
- a CDS encoding APC family permease codes for MASSKPGLFAREATGLVREIGFTLGVIIILSHVVGLGWQKRAFQFTGPAPMPTDWMPLGLPAIFWAFLICGIIVLITGYAAGYVSAAMPRSGGGYVTISRVIHPSVGYISGWLMFLAEAFSYGLIAVAVFEGIEIFFGIAMPEATIDFGPAGRFLAGLIIVWIFAIIALLGTKLYGRLMEVMFYIPAAITIIFFVLWVAGALNPGILATGVQNVMKAPPATFNEIAINTGMTAKPVGFFDAFSAALPGAFWAYMGWYATTFLAGEVKEANKKLPKVLLVAGFLVMVIYLLASSLSAIAAMQVEPFTDAEGHKWSFFQSYAWLSYPPSSIKPFVKEARAAIPNFKDAWSTGLASMIANGMGLGWLSIIVAIGAVFWVANDIPPFLLVASRTFFAMSFDRMMPEKFSYVSERWHAPVWAIIITAVFAIPACMAEADFPTGAVSYLAFAGVVGTDIFDAFFLTMFCVSCMLLPLERKDVYDRAAVKHSIGTVVGLGFVATLGAAFCLYIFIQQSQWIWYLFTSAPPPGVTVEDWQAGIFSAIGFVACIVVGILLYVYHMYKNTTRGVDMRTLYLSIPPE; via the coding sequence ATGGCTTCAAGTAAGCCTGGACTTTTTGCTAGAGAAGCAACTGGCCTCGTGAGGGAGATAGGCTTCACCTTAGGCGTCATCATAATCCTAAGCCACGTCGTAGGCCTAGGCTGGCAAAAAAGAGCCTTCCAATTTACAGGACCCGCACCTATGCCAACCGATTGGATGCCCTTAGGGCTCCCAGCCATCTTCTGGGCCTTCCTTATCTGCGGGATAATCGTATTGATCACTGGTTACGCGGCAGGCTACGTTTCTGCAGCAATGCCACGTTCAGGAGGTGGTTACGTAACAATTTCCAGGGTGATTCATCCATCTGTTGGCTATATCTCTGGTTGGCTAATGTTCTTAGCCGAAGCCTTCTCTTATGGCCTAATAGCCGTAGCTGTTTTCGAGGGAATCGAAATATTCTTTGGAATTGCTATGCCAGAAGCTACCATAGATTTCGGTCCAGCTGGGCGTTTCCTCGCCGGATTAATAATAGTTTGGATATTTGCGATAATCGCCTTACTAGGGACAAAGCTCTATGGACGATTGATGGAGGTGATGTTTTATATCCCAGCGGCAATAACAATAATATTCTTTGTGTTATGGGTGGCCGGTGCACTAAATCCGGGCATACTCGCCACAGGTGTTCAAAATGTTATGAAAGCACCGCCAGCTACGTTTAATGAAATCGCGATTAACACTGGTATGACGGCTAAACCTGTTGGTTTCTTTGACGCCTTTTCAGCCGCCCTTCCCGGAGCTTTCTGGGCTTATATGGGCTGGTACGCCACAACTTTCTTAGCCGGGGAAGTTAAAGAGGCAAACAAAAAACTTCCTAAGGTGCTTTTAGTTGCTGGATTTTTAGTAATGGTGATTTATTTACTAGCGTCTTCACTTTCAGCGATAGCGGCAATGCAAGTTGAACCTTTCACAGACGCAGAGGGGCACAAGTGGAGTTTCTTCCAATCATATGCTTGGTTAAGTTACCCACCATCAAGCATTAAGCCTTTTGTTAAGGAGGCTAGAGCAGCGATTCCTAATTTCAAGGACGCATGGAGCACAGGCTTGGCATCGATGATCGCAAATGGCATGGGTTTAGGGTGGCTTTCAATCATTGTCGCAATAGGTGCAGTATTCTGGGTTGCTAACGACATCCCGCCATTCTTACTTGTTGCCTCCAGAACATTCTTTGCCATGTCTTTTGATAGAATGATGCCTGAAAAATTCTCTTATGTCAGCGAAAGATGGCATGCTCCAGTGTGGGCGATAATAATAACCGCGGTTTTCGCCATACCAGCTTGTATGGCAGAGGCGGACTTTCCAACGGGAGCAGTAAGTTACTTAGCGTTTGCCGGCGTTGTTGGAACAGACATTTTTGACGCATTCTTTTTAACAATGTTCTGTGTTTCATGCATGCTCCTTCCATTAGAGCGAAAAGATGTTTATGACCGCGCAGCTGTTAAGCACTCAATAGGCACTGTTGTTGGCCTAGGCTTTGTCGCGACATTAGGTGCTGCCTTCTGTTTGTACATATTCATACAACAGTCACAATGGATATGGTATTTATTCACCTCAGCACCACCTCCCGGAGTAACTGTAGAGGACTGGCAAGCCGGCATATTTAGTGCAATAGGTTTTGTCGCGTGCATAGTTGTGGGTATACTGCTGTATGTCTATCACATGTACAAGAACACCACTAGAGGCGTTGACATGCGCACTCTATACCTTAGCATACCGCCAGAATAG
- the proC gene encoding pyrroline-5-carboxylate reductase: MEKIAVIGAGMIGGAIVKSLLKEGYQGCVIATRRDAEKLKEFESLGAFVSTNNKEAARKAEIIFLCVKPNDVEKVLKEISEEIEGKIVISTAATIPLQYYKNLVPKAKFVRTMPNIAALVQQSFTAYCCDNSLNDDEKRKVKRLLDVMGVSEEVEERYMDAITALSGSAPGYISIIIEALMYAGLKVGLPRDLALYSSAQAVLGTGKLILETREHPAKIKDMVTTPGGTTIEAIFELEGSQIRQALMKAVEEATKKCEKIREKLIKAEH; the protein is encoded by the coding sequence ATGGAAAAGATAGCCGTCATAGGAGCCGGCATGATTGGCGGAGCAATAGTTAAGAGCCTACTAAAAGAGGGGTACCAAGGCTGTGTTATCGCTACAAGACGTGATGCAGAAAAGCTCAAAGAATTTGAAAGTTTAGGAGCCTTCGTCTCCACAAACAACAAAGAAGCTGCAAGAAAAGCAGAAATAATCTTTCTCTGCGTCAAGCCAAACGATGTGGAGAAAGTTCTAAAAGAGATAAGCGAAGAAATCGAAGGCAAAATTGTAATTTCCACAGCTGCAACCATCCCCCTACAATATTACAAGAACCTGGTTCCAAAAGCCAAGTTCGTTAGAACCATGCCCAACATTGCCGCCCTAGTGCAACAATCCTTCACGGCATATTGTTGCGACAACAGCCTAAACGACGATGAAAAGAGGAAAGTTAAGAGACTCTTAGATGTGATGGGTGTGTCAGAGGAAGTTGAGGAAAGGTATATGGACGCCATAACAGCCCTAAGTGGAAGCGCCCCCGGCTACATTTCAATAATCATCGAAGCCTTAATGTATGCTGGATTAAAGGTGGGCCTACCAAGAGACCTGGCCTTATACAGTTCCGCTCAAGCAGTTTTAGGCACTGGAAAATTAATCCTTGAAACCCGAGAACATCCGGCAAAAATAAAGGATATGGTGACCACGCCAGGCGGAACAACTATCGAAGCCATTTTTGAACTTGAAGGAAGCCAAATACGTCAAGCCCTAATGAAGGCTGTCGAGGAAGCCACCAAAAAATGCGAAAAAATCCGCGAAAAGCTTATCAAAGCTGAACATTAG
- a CDS encoding TRAM domain-containing protein has product MEERRRFGGRREFGRGPRRFPPKPVEIGKEYEVDVTETSRRGEGIARIQGLVTFIPNTKPGDHVKIKITRISRRFAEAEVVEAGATEE; this is encoded by the coding sequence ATGGAAGAAAGAAGAAGGTTCGGCGGAAGAAGAGAATTCGGAAGAGGACCAAGAAGGTTCCCGCCAAAACCAGTTGAAATAGGCAAAGAATACGAAGTAGACGTCACAGAAACAAGCAGAAGAGGCGAAGGAATAGCCCGCATCCAAGGACTAGTAACCTTCATACCAAACACAAAACCAGGCGACCACGTGAAAATAAAGATAACAAGGATCAGCCGAAGATTCGCCGAAGCCGAAGTTGTAGAAGCCGGAGCAACAGAAGAATAA
- a CDS encoding OB-fold nucleic acid binding domain-containing protein — translation MKIKELRNGMKRVNVEAKVVEKSAPREVLSRFSDTTHKVATAIIADETGTIKLTLWNDQINQVNINDTVKVENGYVTSFKGEIQLNVGKYGKLTVE, via the coding sequence ATGAAGATCAAGGAACTGCGAAATGGGATGAAACGGGTAAACGTCGAAGCCAAAGTCGTAGAAAAATCAGCGCCACGTGAAGTTCTATCCAGATTCAGCGACACAACCCACAAGGTGGCAACAGCCATAATAGCAGACGAAACAGGCACTATTAAGCTGACCCTATGGAACGACCAGATAAACCAGGTAAACATCAACGACACAGTCAAGGTGGAAAACGGTTACGTGACAAGCTTCAAGGGAGAAATCCAGCTGAACGTCGGCAAATACGGAAAACTCACAGTTGAATAA
- a CDS encoding TRAM domain-containing protein yields MPRRLPEKTKNIQRKPRRFGSSRRFNPSKPFFQMAPVKENQELEVVIDDIGSKGDGIARIQGYLIFVPNSKIGERVKVRIVSVGGKFAVAERIA; encoded by the coding sequence ATGCCAAGAAGGCTTCCAGAAAAAACAAAAAACATCCAGAGAAAACCAAGAAGGTTTGGGAGTAGCAGACGCTTCAACCCCAGCAAACCCTTTTTCCAAATGGCGCCAGTCAAGGAGAATCAGGAGCTTGAGGTTGTTATAGACGACATTGGAAGCAAAGGGGACGGAATAGCCCGAATACAGGGCTACTTGATTTTTGTTCCAAACAGCAAAATAGGCGAACGCGTCAAAGTGCGCATTGTTTCTGTTGGAGGAAAATTCGCCGTCGCGGAAAGAATAGCCTAA
- a CDS encoding ABC transporter ATP-binding protein, translating into MTEQTQQKPIIELVDVYKEYSVGTISTVALKKINFQVFRGQLIAIMGPSGSGKTTLLNMIGLLDRPTKGKIFFDGFDVSKLDDKTLANLRNIKLGFVFQTFNLVNRLSVFENIELPLIPRGIPRSVRAKMVLDAITRVGGDESWLPKKPNQLSGGQQQRVAIARAIVGKPVVLLADEPTGNLDRASAKVVVETFLNLNKAGHTVVVVTHDPEVANCMEKIFVIRDGEIVGEYMPNKAESLISKA; encoded by the coding sequence TTGACCGAACAAACACAGCAGAAACCAATAATCGAACTGGTGGACGTTTACAAAGAGTATAGTGTTGGGACTATTTCAACAGTGGCCTTAAAGAAAATTAATTTCCAAGTTTTTAGGGGGCAACTCATCGCCATAATGGGGCCTTCAGGCTCGGGGAAAACAACACTTCTCAACATGATAGGGCTTTTGGACAGACCTACAAAAGGCAAAATTTTCTTCGACGGCTTTGACGTTTCAAAGCTTGACGACAAAACATTGGCCAATTTACGCAACATCAAGCTTGGCTTCGTCTTCCAAACCTTCAATCTGGTCAATAGGTTAAGTGTCTTCGAAAACATCGAGTTGCCCCTCATACCTCGCGGAATCCCTCGCAGTGTTAGAGCAAAAATGGTTTTAGACGCCATAACAAGGGTTGGCGGCGATGAGAGCTGGCTTCCAAAAAAGCCTAATCAGCTTTCTGGTGGTCAACAGCAGCGAGTGGCAATTGCAAGAGCCATTGTTGGAAAACCCGTTGTTTTGTTGGCTGATGAGCCCACGGGCAATTTAGACAGAGCCTCAGCCAAAGTTGTTGTTGAAACTTTTCTGAACCTGAATAAGGCTGGACATACGGTGGTGGTTGTAACCCACGACCCTGAGGTGGCGAACTGTATGGAAAAAATTTTTGTAATTAGGGATGGAGAGATTGTTGGTGAGTACATGCCTAATAAGGCGGAATCCCTTATTAGTAAGGCGTAA